In Pseudoalteromonas piratica, the following proteins share a genomic window:
- a CDS encoding dienelactone hydrolase family protein, translating into MIISQHQHDLETATGTMRTYRYSPIEPGNYPCLIFYSEIFQQTAPIARSAKILAGHGFHVLVPEVFHELNPIGTVLGYDDAGKEKGNNDKWTKPLEAHDSDTDALIKFAKDLEGCNGNVGAIGVCIGGHLAYRAALNPNINSAFCLYPTDIHSDTLPANKGNNSLENINNIKGEIHFIFGKQDPHVPVEGRVKIYQACQQSGINFQWQEVNAQHAFMRDEGERYDPALALLMYQQAVSLFSRTLA; encoded by the coding sequence ATGATTATTTCACAGCATCAACATGATTTAGAAACAGCAACAGGTACTATGCGTACCTATCGTTATTCTCCAATCGAACCTGGCAATTACCCTTGCTTAATTTTTTATTCAGAAATTTTTCAACAAACCGCGCCCATTGCACGCTCTGCAAAAATATTAGCTGGCCATGGTTTTCATGTATTAGTACCTGAAGTATTTCATGAGCTTAATCCAATTGGTACCGTACTTGGCTATGATGATGCAGGTAAAGAGAAAGGCAATAACGATAAGTGGACTAAACCTCTTGAAGCCCATGATAGTGATACCGATGCCCTCATTAAATTTGCTAAAGACCTCGAAGGTTGTAATGGTAATGTTGGGGCAATAGGTGTTTGCATTGGTGGGCACCTAGCTTACCGTGCAGCATTAAACCCCAATATAAATTCCGCATTTTGCTTATATCCAACTGATATTCACAGCGATACACTGCCTGCAAATAAAGGCAATAATTCGCTAGAAAACATCAATAACATCAAAGGTGAAATTCATTTCATTTTTGGTAAACAGGACCCACACGTGCCTGTTGAAGGAAGAGTAAAAATATATCAAGCTTGTCAGCAAAGTGGTATCAATTTTCAATGGCAAGAAGTCAATGCCCAACACGCATTTATGCGAGATGAGGGTGAACGCTATGACCCTGCTTTAGCATTACTAATGTATCAACAAGCGGTATCACTATTTAGCCGCACTTTGGCTTAA
- a CDS encoding DUF2164 domain-containing protein: MTIKLNDHDKQLCIEKLQNYFENELEIELGQFDADFLLDFIAKEIAASFYNQGLYDAQTLLQSKIDTLYDGFSELEKPVR, from the coding sequence ATGACAATCAAACTAAACGATCACGATAAGCAGCTGTGCATTGAAAAACTGCAAAACTATTTTGAAAATGAGCTAGAGATTGAACTTGGCCAATTCGATGCTGACTTTTTACTGGATTTTATTGCAAAAGAAATTGCTGCATCTTTTTATAATCAGGGTCTGTATGACGCTCAAACGCTTCTGCAAAGTAAAATCGATACACTTTATGATGGCTTTAGCGAACTCGAAAAGCCTGTTCGTTGA